A window from Fibrobacter sp. UWB11 encodes these proteins:
- a CDS encoding sulfurtransferase TusA family protein, with protein MSEEFKIDDTVDVTDVKCPTTFVKAKVAIEELDEGQILAVRLNDGEPVQNVPRSLKEEGHEILKLNDNQDGTFTLFVKKVGD; from the coding sequence ATGTCAGAAGAATTTAAAATAGACGACACCGTCGACGTCACCGACGTCAAATGCCCCACTACATTTGTCAAGGCAAAAGTCGCCATCGAAGAACTTGACGAAGGTCAGATTCTCGCTGTGCGCCTGAATGACGGCGAACCGGTGCAGAATGTGCCGCGCAGCCTCAAGGAAGAAGGCCACGAAATCCTCAAGCTCAACGACAACCAAGACGGAACCTTTACGCTGTTTGTAAAAAAGGTCGGGGACTAA
- a CDS encoding O-acetylhomoserine aminocarboxypropyltransferase/cysteine synthase family protein, whose amino-acid sequence MDFNTTLLHHNFGSERSTGSTLTPIYQVSAFSQESAEKLEAVFNNRAPGFAYTRIGNPTTDSFERRIASLEKGIGAIACSSGMAAVTMSLLNILQSGDEVIASTALFGGTIDLFHDLEAFGIKTRYVTEVTAESVRSQLSDKTKAVFTELIGNPKLNVVDIQSVADVAHEAGVPLIVDSTTATPYLVHPFDFGADIVVHSSSKYINGNGSAISGIIVDSGKFKWDYTKYKGLEEYKRFSKFAYLAKLRNGVWRNIGCCIAPATAFLNSLGLETLGLRMERLCDNALQLAEFLQGFEGITVNYPGLKNSPYYDLVQKQFNGKGGAIISIDAGTKEKAFKLINNLKYATIATNIGDLRTLVIHPESTIFTHATQEQKENAGVFEGSIRISVGIEDIDDLKEDFEQAIKQIS is encoded by the coding sequence ATGGATTTTAATACTACTTTATTGCATCATAATTTTGGAAGTGAACGAAGTACCGGCTCTACGCTTACCCCTATTTACCAAGTCAGTGCATTTTCGCAAGAATCCGCAGAGAAACTCGAAGCTGTTTTTAACAATAGGGCTCCGGGTTTTGCATATACGCGCATTGGAAACCCCACGACAGATTCTTTCGAAAGGCGCATTGCATCTCTTGAAAAGGGCATTGGCGCCATAGCCTGCTCGTCGGGCATGGCTGCCGTGACGATGTCGCTCTTGAACATTTTGCAGTCCGGCGACGAAGTTATTGCAAGTACGGCATTGTTTGGCGGCACGATCGACTTGTTCCACGATTTGGAAGCATTCGGCATTAAAACCCGTTACGTCACAGAAGTTACCGCTGAGAGCGTTCGTTCGCAATTGAGCGATAAGACCAAGGCAGTTTTTACAGAACTTATCGGCAACCCGAAACTCAATGTCGTTGATATTCAAAGCGTTGCAGATGTCGCACACGAAGCAGGCGTCCCGCTGATTGTCGACAGCACGACAGCAACTCCTTACCTTGTTCATCCTTTTGACTTTGGCGCAGATATCGTTGTCCACTCCTCTTCCAAGTACATCAACGGAAACGGCAGTGCCATCAGCGGCATCATCGTCGATAGCGGAAAATTCAAGTGGGATTACACCAAATACAAGGGCTTGGAAGAATACAAACGCTTTAGCAAGTTCGCTTATCTCGCGAAACTCCGCAATGGTGTATGGCGCAATATCGGTTGTTGTATCGCCCCCGCTACCGCATTCCTCAACTCGCTCGGGCTTGAAACTCTCGGGCTCCGCATGGAACGCCTTTGTGATAACGCCTTGCAACTCGCTGAATTTTTGCAGGGTTTCGAAGGCATCACCGTCAACTATCCCGGCTTAAAAAACAGCCCTTACTACGATCTTGTTCAAAAGCAGTTTAACGGCAAGGGCGGCGCCATCATTTCAATTGACGCAGGCACCAAGGAAAAAGCGTTCAAGCTCATCAACAACTTGAAATACGCTACGATTGCCACGAACATTGGCGACTTGCGCACGCTCGTCATCCACCCGGAAAGTACGATTTTCACGCATGCCACCCAAGAGCAAAAAGAAAACGCCGGCGTGTTCGAAGGCTCTATCCGCATTAGCGTAGGCATCGAAGATATTGATGACCTCAAGGAAGATTTCGAACAAGCTATAAAGCAGATTTCGTAG
- a CDS encoding 4Fe-4S binding protein produces the protein MAADYATLKKGGWMRQKQKNNFSLRVRVVGGNLTATQLAKIAEVAEKYGEGYAHLTSRQSVEIPFIKLENVDDVKAALAEGGVEPGVCGPRVRTITACQGEAVCPSGCIDTYAIAKELDDRYFARELPHKFKFGVTGCQNNCLKAEENDVGIKGAIKVKWLESACIGCGVCAKACRRNAIRIENKKVIFDESQCNFCGRCYKSCPTDAWEATHGYIVSFGGLFGNSINKGETIIPFVEDKQKLLEICDAAISFFAENANPGERFKFTIDRIGHDVFAQKIKDAYNSAP, from the coding sequence ATGGCAGCAGATTACGCAACACTTAAAAAAGGCGGCTGGATGCGCCAAAAGCAGAAGAACAACTTCTCGCTGCGCGTACGAGTCGTTGGCGGCAACCTGACCGCAACACAACTTGCAAAAATAGCCGAAGTCGCCGAAAAATATGGCGAAGGCTACGCACATTTGACCTCGAGACAGAGTGTCGAAATTCCGTTCATTAAACTCGAAAATGTTGACGACGTAAAGGCAGCCCTTGCCGAAGGCGGCGTAGAACCTGGTGTTTGTGGCCCTCGCGTGAGAACGATTACCGCATGCCAGGGCGAAGCGGTTTGCCCTAGCGGCTGTATCGACACTTACGCCATCGCAAAAGAACTGGACGATCGCTACTTCGCTCGAGAACTTCCGCATAAGTTCAAATTTGGCGTGACCGGTTGTCAGAACAACTGTCTCAAGGCCGAAGAAAATGACGTGGGCATCAAGGGCGCCATCAAGGTAAAATGGCTCGAAAGCGCCTGCATCGGCTGTGGCGTTTGCGCCAAAGCTTGCCGCAGAAACGCCATCCGCATCGAAAACAAAAAAGTCATCTTTGATGAATCCCAGTGCAACTTCTGCGGACGTTGCTACAAGTCCTGCCCCACAGATGCCTGGGAAGCAACACACGGCTACATTGTTTCTTTCGGCGGTCTTTTTGGCAATTCCATCAACAAGGGTGAAACAATCATTCCGTTCGTAGAAGACAAGCAAAAGCTGCTTGAAATTTGTGATGCAGCCATTTCGTTCTTTGCCGAAAACGCAAATCCGGGCGAACGATTCAAATTCACCATCGACCGCATTGGTCATGATGTCTTTGCTCAAAAAATCAAGGACGCCTACAACAGCGCTCCTTAA
- a CDS encoding sulfate/molybdate ABC transporter ATP-binding protein: MYVELKHINKHFGNFKASDDVSFGIEKGKLIGLLGPSGSGKTTILRMIAGLETPDNGDIIIDGKIINNVPASKRGIGFVFQSYALFRYMTVFENIAFGLRVLKKPENEIKERVAELVKLIGLEGLEKRYPSQLSGGQRQRVAFARALAPNPQLLLLDEPFAAIDAKVRQELRHWLKEMIAKLGVTSIFVTHDQDEAIEVADEIIIMNKGRIDQIGKPLDVYSTPKTSFVASFFGQPSIFKDYSKFNSFEAIDGAEQAIVRPEFVKVTKKDETQKYGKSAQEGVVTDVAFRGSGIELTVLVNGETLTARRSFDEPSVSVGEKVDVFVYRIFVTAGDNAYLLENKSFRDPVIVI; this comes from the coding sequence TCCTTCGGTATCGAAAAGGGTAAGCTCATTGGCCTTCTGGGCCCGAGCGGTTCGGGAAAGACAACGATTCTCCGCATGATTGCAGGGCTCGAAACACCCGACAACGGCGACATCATCATTGACGGAAAAATCATCAACAATGTGCCCGCCAGCAAGCGCGGCATCGGATTTGTGTTCCAGAGTTACGCTCTGTTCCGCTACATGACTGTTTTCGAGAATATCGCTTTCGGACTCCGCGTTCTGAAGAAACCCGAAAACGAAATCAAGGAACGCGTCGCGGAACTCGTCAAGTTGATTGGGCTAGAAGGTCTCGAAAAACGCTACCCGAGCCAGCTTTCGGGTGGCCAGAGGCAGCGAGTGGCCTTTGCACGTGCGCTTGCACCTAATCCGCAGTTGCTTTTGCTCGATGAACCATTTGCCGCCATTGACGCAAAGGTGCGTCAAGAACTCCGTCACTGGCTCAAAGAAATGATTGCAAAGCTCGGCGTCACAAGCATTTTCGTCACCCACGACCAAGACGAAGCCATCGAAGTCGCCGACGAAATCATCATCATGAACAAGGGCCGCATCGATCAAATCGGCAAACCGCTTGATGTGTATAGCACGCCCAAAACTTCTTTTGTAGCTTCCTTCTTCGGCCAGCCTTCCATTTTCAAGGATTACAGCAAGTTCAATAGCTTTGAAGCAATTGATGGCGCAGAACAAGCCATCGTGCGTCCCGAATTTGTCAAGGTCACCAAAAAAGACGAAACGCAAAAATACGGAAAATCCGCTCAAGAAGGTGTCGTAACCGACGTAGCTTTCCGCGGAAGCGGCATCGAATTGACCGTTTTGGTAAACGGAGAAACACTTACGGCAAGACGCAGCTTTGACGAGCCAAGCGTTTCTGTCGGTGAAAAAGTCGATGTATTCGTCTACCGCATTTTCGTAACCGCAGGCGACAACGCCTATTTACTTGAGAACAAGTCGTTCCGAGATCCTGTTATCGTGATTTAG